In the genome of Verrucomicrobiia bacterium, one region contains:
- a CDS encoding sodium:solute symporter, which translates to MSPLDFVVLIGSMVGIAVYGMWRTRGRQNLSAYLKGDPNVRWTAIGISVMATQASAITFISTPGQGFQDGLGFVQNYFGMPLALIIIAAVFLPMYRRLNVYTAYEFLGHRFDTKTRLLGAALFLLQRGLAAGITIYAPAIILSTMLGWRLDLTIVLSGLLVIIYTVSGGSEAVTLTQKYQLAVIFGGMVTAFVVLLARLPANLSLTDALTVAGGFNKLHAVDFSLNVKQRYTFWSGLLGGLFLSLSYFGTDQSQVQRYLSGASLRESRLGLMFNAVFKIPMQFFILLLGVLVFVFYQFERPPVFFNQAAWNSGIKDDSGDHLHSLEQRFAAIHVEKERLIHTWLDARHAGNLKAEAEARGQALAALDRSEALRTEARTTLLAVDPQAKSNDADYVFITFVLHQLPHGVIGLLVAAFFAAALSSKAAELNALGSTTTIDFYRHVIKREATDAHYVTASKWFTLLWGLVALAFALFANLAENLIQAVNIVGSVFYGVVLALFLVAFFLRWVGGTAIFWAALAAQTLVFILYFSLGISYLWYNFIGCAACVLFSLLLQAALGPTNPPAKALATS; encoded by the coding sequence ATGAGCCCGCTCGATTTCGTAGTCCTCATCGGCAGCATGGTGGGAATCGCCGTCTATGGCATGTGGCGCACGCGCGGTCGCCAGAACCTGAGTGCCTACCTGAAGGGTGACCCGAACGTGCGCTGGACTGCCATCGGCATCTCAGTCATGGCCACCCAGGCCAGCGCCATCACGTTCATCTCCACTCCCGGTCAGGGCTTTCAGGACGGCCTGGGTTTCGTGCAAAACTACTTCGGGATGCCTCTCGCCCTCATCATCATCGCAGCGGTATTCCTGCCGATGTACCGACGCTTGAATGTTTATACCGCCTATGAATTTCTCGGCCACCGCTTTGACACCAAGACCCGTCTGCTGGGGGCAGCTCTCTTCCTCTTACAGCGCGGGCTCGCCGCTGGAATTACCATCTACGCGCCCGCCATCATCCTCTCCACCATGCTGGGTTGGCGATTGGACCTCACCATTGTCCTCAGCGGGCTGCTCGTTATCATTTATACCGTCTCCGGTGGCAGCGAGGCGGTCACCCTCACCCAGAAATACCAGTTGGCCGTGATCTTCGGCGGAATGGTGACAGCCTTTGTCGTCTTGCTGGCAAGATTGCCTGCGAACCTCTCGCTGACCGATGCCCTCACCGTGGCCGGCGGCTTCAACAAACTTCACGCGGTGGATTTCTCGCTCAATGTCAAACAACGCTACACGTTCTGGTCCGGGTTGCTCGGCGGCCTCTTCCTGTCCCTGTCGTACTTCGGCACCGACCAATCCCAGGTGCAGCGCTATCTTTCGGGCGCGTCGTTGCGCGAGAGCCGGCTCGGCCTGATGTTCAATGCCGTGTTCAAAATCCCTATGCAGTTTTTCATCCTGCTATTGGGCGTCCTGGTCTTTGTCTTTTACCAGTTCGAGCGTCCGCCGGTTTTTTTCAACCAGGCTGCCTGGAACTCGGGCATCAAGGATGACTCGGGAGACCATCTGCATTCCCTGGAACAAAGATTTGCCGCGATCCACGTCGAAAAAGAGCGACTGATTCACACCTGGCTAGATGCCCGGCACGCCGGCAACCTCAAAGCCGAAGCCGAGGCTCGCGGGCAGGCGCTGGCGGCGCTTGATCGCAGCGAAGCCCTGCGCACCGAGGCCAGGACAACCCTGCTGGCCGTGGATCCACAGGCGAAAAGCAACGACGCCGATTACGTGTTCATCACCTTTGTCCTGCATCAGCTGCCGCACGGTGTGATCGGGTTGTTGGTGGCCGCCTTCTTCGCCGCCGCCTTGTCGTCGAAAGCCGCCGAACTCAATGCGCTCGGGTCGACGACCACCATCGATTTTTATCGACACGTCATCAAGCGGGAAGCGACCGACGCTCATTATGTGACCGCCTCGAAATGGTTCACCCTCCTTTGGGGTCTGGTTGCCCTCGCCTTTGCGCTTTTCGCAAACCTGGCGGAGAACCTGATTCAAGCCGTCAACATCGTAGGGTCGGTCTTTTATGGCGTGGTCCTCGCGCTGTTCCTGGTGGCGTTCTTTCTCCGATGGGTCGGCGGCACCGCGATCTTTTGGGCGGCGCTGGCGGCCCAAACGCTGGTTTTCATCCTCTATTTTTCGCTCGGCATCAGCTATCTCTGGTACAACTTTATTGGCTGCGCCGCCTGCGTGCTGTTCAGCCTGCTCCTCCAGGCCGCGCTCGGTCCCACAAATCCGCCGGCAAAAGCACTGGCCACGTCATGA
- a CDS encoding VOC family protein: MKAKPIPEDCHSITPYLLVPDVGRLIEFLKQAFGAVERAKIARPNGTILHAQVRIGDSILMIGEPQSPWKPQPSMLYLYVADVDATYKQAVAAGGVSVNEPVDMFYGDRSACVKDVAENAWWIATHKEELTTAEIQERATEFFKKMAAKPRQ; encoded by the coding sequence ATGAAGGCCAAACCAATCCCCGAAGATTGTCACTCGATCACTCCTTACCTGCTGGTTCCAGATGTCGGGCGGTTGATTGAGTTTTTGAAGCAGGCGTTTGGTGCAGTGGAGCGGGCGAAAATCGCGCGACCCAATGGCACGATTCTTCATGCGCAGGTGCGCATTGGGGATTCGATCCTGATGATTGGTGAACCGCAAAGCCCGTGGAAACCGCAGCCTTCGATGCTCTATCTTTATGTTGCCGACGTTGACGCCACGTACAAGCAGGCGGTCGCGGCGGGCGGGGTGTCCGTGAACGAACCGGTCGATATGTTCTATGGGGACCGCAGCGCTTGCGTGAAGGACGTAGCGGAAAATGCCTGGTGGATCGCGACGCACAAGGAGGAATTGACGACTGCCGAGATCCAGGAACGGGCGACGGAGTTCTTCAAGAAGATGGCGGCGAAGCCGAGGCAGTAA
- a CDS encoding N-acetylmuramoyl-L-alanine amidase gives MPSRLLPSIVLVLGLVFAGTAPAQPTTLKAYRYGATYYVAVNDVANYYGLGPDARGAVNRAEYRTSSAQLELEADSRDILLNGVKHWLSAPVLAMRGKLWIAEIDVLKTLDPVLQPGRLQKPGASVRTIVLDPGHGGGDRGTRGRSSFEKVMTLDVAKRVERDLAGSGLRVFLTRTTDTTVALEDRVQFAQAKGADLYISIHFNSGGGSAEGIETYCTPPAGASSTASFSGNRVDRDTGGRDSTAVANNRFDDQNVWLAHCVQKSLLQAKRAMDRGVRRARFYVLRYATCPSILIEAGFLSNPAEEQRILRSDYRELLAKNIADGILTYKKALERP, from the coding sequence TTGCCAAGCAGATTACTTCCATCGATCGTTCTGGTTCTCGGGTTGGTCTTCGCGGGGACCGCGCCGGCCCAGCCGACGACGCTGAAGGCCTATCGCTACGGCGCCACGTATTACGTCGCGGTCAACGATGTGGCGAACTACTACGGACTCGGGCCCGACGCGCGTGGCGCGGTTAATCGCGCCGAATATAGAACGAGTTCCGCACAACTCGAGTTGGAAGCCGATAGCCGAGACATCCTGCTCAATGGCGTGAAGCACTGGCTCTCGGCGCCGGTCCTGGCGATGCGCGGCAAGTTATGGATTGCCGAAATTGATGTATTGAAGACCCTTGACCCCGTGCTGCAACCCGGGCGGTTGCAAAAACCCGGTGCGTCAGTCCGCACGATTGTGCTCGATCCGGGGCACGGCGGCGGCGACCGCGGGACACGCGGGCGGTCGAGTTTTGAGAAAGTGATGACGCTGGATGTGGCGAAGCGCGTGGAACGGGACCTTGCCGGTAGCGGCTTGCGGGTGTTCCTGACACGAACGACGGACACGACCGTCGCCCTGGAGGACCGCGTGCAGTTTGCGCAAGCGAAGGGGGCCGACTTGTATATCAGCATCCATTTCAATTCGGGAGGCGGCTCGGCGGAGGGGATTGAAACCTATTGCACGCCGCCTGCTGGGGCGAGTTCGACCGCGAGTTTTAGCGGAAACCGTGTCGACCGCGATACCGGCGGGAGAGATAGCACCGCCGTAGCGAACAATCGGTTTGACGACCAGAACGTGTGGCTGGCGCATTGCGTGCAGAAATCGCTGTTGCAGGCCAAGCGGGCGATGGATCGCGGCGTTCGGCGCGCGCGGTTCTACGTGTTGCGATACGCGACGTGCCCGTCGATTTTGATTGAGGCCGGATTTCTGTCGAACCCTGCCGAGGAGCAGCGCATACTGCGAAGCGATTACCGTGAGCTGCTGGCGAAAAACATCGCGGATGGTATCTTGACGTACAAGAAAGCATTGGAAAGACCCTAG
- a CDS encoding PIG-L family deacetylase: MNVRIRFLATLACASACLSSTARAADSQSASAILQELRSFREMGSVLYIAAHPDDENTRFIAYLSRGRGYRTGYLSITRGDGGQNLIGPELGAELGVVRTQELLAARRIDGGQQFFTRALDFGFSKDYKETFRIWDRQQVLADVVRVIREFRPDVVITRFSTEPGNTHGHHTASAILALEAFKLAGDTNAFPEQLGTLKPWQPKRILWNGFPRGFGGRGTDSGTNTPPGLQLDIGGYNPLLGESYGEIAARSRSMHKSQGFGSVGTRGNANESFQLLDGAPATNDILDGVDTTWNRIPDGADVGALADDVIARFNPQNPAASVPALLTLRKRLAALPPDSVIDYKRRQLDHILQGCLGLYVETTIPVAEAVPGETLKMRHSAIVRTDFPVRWTAVRYPDGTDELATNDNLKPNQPVNHESSRPLPASTLLSQPYWLREEGTIGMFRVNDPSLIGRPENPPSFPVEFVFEIDGQTLVIPDEPVQVIGDRVKGEVRQRLEVIPPVSLNFPEDLALFAPGTAKPVAVEVTSARAGATGTLHLDTPANWKVTPASYTFSLTNYNETARFTFTITAPTNATTAKILAAAEIDGKTYNNRRVEIRHDHIPALLLQPPAQFKALSIDLAIRGHQVGYLPGAGDSVADCIQRMGYAVTLLTGADLTADRLRAFDAVVIGIRAFNTRTDLTPNLPGLFAYVEGGGNVIVQYNTSDGLQNTRLAPYNLKLSHDRVTDENAPMTLLVPDHPAFTTPNRIGPADFDGWVQERGLYFASEWDDHFTPLLACNDPGESPKKGSLLVAHYGKGWFVYTGLSWFRELPEGVPGAYRLFANLISLGK, from the coding sequence ATGAATGTAAGAATTCGATTCCTGGCCACACTTGCGTGCGCGTCAGCCTGTCTTTCCTCCACCGCCCGCGCCGCCGACTCGCAGTCGGCCTCGGCAATTCTGCAGGAACTCCGTAGTTTTCGCGAGATGGGCAGCGTCCTTTACATCGCTGCCCATCCCGACGACGAAAACACCCGTTTCATCGCCTATCTCTCACGCGGTCGGGGCTACCGCACCGGCTATCTTTCCATCACGCGCGGCGACGGTGGTCAAAACCTGATCGGCCCCGAGCTGGGCGCCGAACTCGGCGTGGTGCGCACCCAGGAGTTGCTCGCCGCCCGCCGTATCGATGGCGGCCAGCAGTTCTTCACCCGCGCCCTCGACTTCGGTTTTTCCAAGGACTACAAGGAAACGTTCCGCATCTGGGACCGCCAACAAGTGCTCGCCGACGTCGTCCGTGTCATCCGCGAATTCCGACCCGATGTCGTCATCACGCGTTTCTCCACCGAACCCGGCAACACGCACGGCCACCACACCGCGTCTGCCATTCTTGCGCTCGAAGCTTTCAAACTCGCCGGCGATACCAATGCTTTCCCCGAACAACTCGGAACATTGAAGCCCTGGCAACCGAAGCGCATTCTCTGGAATGGTTTCCCGAGAGGATTCGGAGGCCGCGGTACCGACAGCGGAACCAACACGCCTCCCGGCCTGCAACTCGACATCGGCGGTTACAATCCCCTCCTCGGCGAATCCTACGGCGAAATTGCCGCTAGAAGCCGCTCCATGCACAAGTCCCAGGGCTTCGGTAGCGTCGGCACACGCGGGAACGCGAACGAATCCTTTCAACTTCTCGACGGCGCGCCCGCCACCAATGATATCCTCGATGGCGTCGATACAACCTGGAACCGCATCCCCGATGGCGCAGATGTAGGCGCATTGGCTGATGATGTCATCGCGCGGTTCAACCCGCAGAATCCCGCCGCCAGTGTCCCGGCCTTGCTGACATTGCGAAAACGCCTCGCCGCCCTGCCCCCGGACAGCGTCATCGATTACAAGCGCCGCCAACTCGACCACATCTTGCAGGGCTGCCTCGGCCTGTATGTCGAAACGACGATTCCGGTGGCCGAAGCCGTGCCCGGCGAAACACTGAAAATGCGTCACAGCGCAATCGTGCGGACCGATTTCCCGGTGCGCTGGACCGCTGTTCGTTATCCGGACGGCACCGACGAACTTGCCACCAACGACAACCTGAAACCCAACCAGCCCGTAAACCATGAATCGTCCCGTCCGTTACCGGCCAGCACCCTATTAAGCCAACCCTATTGGTTGCGCGAGGAAGGCACGATCGGAATGTTCCGCGTGAATGATCCTTCACTCATCGGACGCCCCGAAAATCCGCCATCGTTTCCGGTGGAATTCGTTTTCGAGATCGACGGCCAAACGTTGGTCATCCCGGACGAACCCGTGCAAGTCATCGGCGATCGCGTGAAAGGCGAGGTTCGACAGCGTCTGGAAGTCATCCCGCCTGTTTCCCTCAACTTCCCCGAAGACCTCGCGTTGTTCGCCCCAGGCACCGCCAAGCCGGTAGCTGTAGAAGTCACCTCCGCCCGCGCCGGCGCGACCGGCACCCTTCATCTGGACACGCCCGCGAACTGGAAAGTAACACCCGCGTCGTACACTTTCTCCCTGACCAACTACAATGAGACTGCGCGTTTCACTTTCACCATCACCGCCCCGACGAACGCTACAACCGCAAAGATTCTGGCCGCCGCAGAGATTGACGGAAAGACCTACAACAATCGGCGCGTCGAGATTCGCCACGACCACATCCCGGCACTCTTGCTGCAGCCGCCCGCACAGTTCAAGGCGCTGAGCATCGATCTGGCGATTCGCGGCCACCAAGTTGGCTACCTGCCGGGCGCCGGCGACTCTGTCGCCGACTGTATCCAACGCATGGGATATGCGGTTACGCTTCTGACGGGTGCGGACCTGACCGCCGACCGCCTCCGCGCCTTCGATGCGGTGGTCATTGGCATTCGAGCTTTCAACACGCGCACGGATCTAACCCCAAATCTCCCCGGCCTCTTCGCCTACGTCGAAGGCGGCGGCAACGTCATCGTCCAATACAATACCTCCGATGGTTTGCAGAACACGCGTCTCGCACCTTACAATTTGAAACTCTCGCACGACCGCGTCACGGACGAAAACGCGCCAATGACGTTGCTCGTGCCCGATCATCCGGCATTTACGACTCCGAACCGCATCGGCCCCGCCGATTTTGATGGTTGGGTGCAGGAGCGCGGACTGTATTTCGCGAGCGAATGGGATGACCATTTCACACCGCTCCTTGCCTGCAACGACCCCGGTGAATCGCCTAAGAAAGGGAGCCTCCTCGTCGCGCATTATGGTAAGGGCTGGTTTGTTTACACCGGGCTGTCCTGGTTCCGTGAGTTGCCGGAGGGCGTGCCCGGCGCCTACCGTCTCTTCGCCAATCTGATCTCACTCGGGAAATGA
- the bshA gene encoding N-acetyl-alpha-D-glucosaminyl L-malate synthase BshA, whose amino-acid sequence MTTGCPLRIGITCYPSVGGSGILASALGEELAQRGHEVHFISYERPFRLPVDAPRLHFHPVLINDYDLFKYPDYTLPLSVKMAEVSRDHQLDVLHVHYAVPHATAAILARSMLPPEEQPRVVTTLHGTDTTLLGRDPGYGPAIRHALACSDAITTVSAFLQQETRQLLAVKKPIEVIHNFFSPRPPRRSREEVRRELGVKDETLILHSSNLRPLKRIDLLLETVARIRPQDSFKLVILAGGDFTPFLKDVRRLGLENRVVVRENVNDIEDYLQAADIGLITSESESFCLSILEAMCFACPSVARRAGGVPEVVEDGVSGLLLPSLDTEAFAGAVESLIKDSTRRTALGRAAQDRARKQFSAEVIVPRYEALYRRVCTAT is encoded by the coding sequence ATGACGACCGGCTGCCCACTGAGAATCGGCATTACCTGTTATCCGTCGGTGGGCGGTAGCGGCATCCTTGCCAGCGCCCTGGGCGAGGAGTTGGCGCAGCGTGGGCACGAAGTGCATTTCATCAGCTACGAGCGTCCCTTCCGTTTGCCAGTGGACGCGCCCCGTCTGCATTTCCATCCGGTACTTATCAACGACTACGATCTCTTCAAGTACCCCGACTACACGCTACCGCTTTCCGTCAAGATGGCGGAAGTCAGCCGCGATCATCAGTTGGACGTCCTGCATGTTCACTACGCCGTGCCCCACGCGACGGCCGCTATTCTTGCGCGGTCGATGTTGCCACCCGAAGAACAGCCGCGCGTGGTCACCACGTTGCACGGCACCGACACCACGCTACTGGGTCGCGATCCAGGTTACGGTCCCGCGATCCGCCACGCCCTCGCCTGTTCGGACGCCATCACGACGGTGTCTGCTTTCCTGCAGCAAGAAACTCGGCAGTTGCTCGCAGTGAAAAAGCCTATCGAAGTGATCCATAATTTCTTCTCGCCTCGCCCACCCCGCCGATCGCGGGAAGAAGTGCGCCGCGAACTCGGCGTGAAAGATGAAACGCTCATCCTGCATTCCTCGAATCTTCGCCCATTGAAACGCATCGATCTATTGCTCGAAACCGTTGCGCGCATACGTCCGCAAGATTCGTTCAAGTTGGTCATCCTCGCCGGCGGGGATTTCACACCGTTCCTCAAAGACGTCCGACGACTCGGCCTTGAAAATCGCGTCGTCGTGCGCGAAAACGTCAACGACATCGAAGACTACCTACAGGCCGCCGATATCGGATTGATCACGTCCGAATCGGAGAGCTTTTGCCTGAGCATTCTGGAAGCGATGTGCTTTGCCTGCCCGAGCGTAGCCCGACGCGCCGGCGGTGTTCCGGAGGTGGTCGAAGATGGCGTTTCGGGATTGTTGCTGCCTTCACTGGACACCGAGGCCTTCGCCGGGGCTGTTGAGAGTTTGATCAAAGACTCGACCCGCCGTACCGCGTTGGGCCGCGCCGCGCAAGATCGTGCCCGGAAGCAATTTTCCGCGGAAGTCATCGTGCCGCGCTACGAAGCGCTCTATCGCCGCGTCTGCACGGCTACCTGA
- a CDS encoding DUF2911 domain-containing protein — protein MNQFKSTLLIAAVVLSASPLMAQQKRVSPHDTISTVIDGNRVTIVYGRPYTKDHKTGEVRKIWGGLVPYGKIWRTGSDEATLLITQKPIAFGETTIPAGAYTLWTLPNEDGTAKLVINKQIGQWGATYGDSKEIYNESLDVARIDLKKDALDKPVDQFTMAIEKNPSGGGLLKMMWENTQFSVPFTVKK, from the coding sequence ATGAACCAATTCAAGTCCACGCTTCTAATCGCCGCCGTCGTCCTCAGCGCCTCGCCGCTCATGGCCCAGCAAAAACGCGTCAGCCCGCACGACACCATCAGCACCGTCATCGACGGCAATCGGGTCACGATTGTTTACGGGCGTCCTTACACCAAGGACCATAAGACCGGCGAAGTCCGCAAAATCTGGGGCGGCTTGGTGCCCTATGGCAAGATTTGGCGTACCGGGTCCGACGAAGCCACGCTCCTCATCACGCAAAAACCGATCGCCTTCGGCGAGACGACAATCCCCGCGGGTGCCTACACGCTCTGGACTCTTCCGAATGAAGACGGTACAGCCAAGCTGGTCATCAATAAACAGATCGGCCAATGGGGCGCCACTTATGGGGATTCGAAGGAGATCTATAATGAGTCCCTCGACGTGGCGCGCATCGATCTGAAGAAAGACGCCCTCGACAAGCCCGTCGATCAATTCACGATGGCGATTGAGAAGAATCCGTCCGGCGGTGGTCTACTAAAGATGATGTGGGAGAACACCCAGTTCTCGGTACCGTTCACGGTCAAAAAATAA
- a CDS encoding DUF2911 domain-containing protein, whose translation MNSKARYASLLVVFGSVLATTLFAQTPRVDFPQASPTATLKQHVGLTDVEITYSRPSVKGRKIYGGLVPYGEVWRTGANASTKISFSTPVKLNGHEVPAGKYSLFTIPGEDEWTIIISKNTNSFGAFGYKPDEDLVRFKSTPKKLTDTSIETFVIEFNHIRDESAVINLVWDKTVVPINLELDVVGKVVSQIDAAMASTNKPQAQFCFQAATFYFNHDLDQKKALAWLNTGLADKPRIAYELLNLKAKILAKQGDKEGALAAAKESSELAIKAEGANSSWVKLNNDVIASLQTKP comes from the coding sequence ATGAACTCAAAAGCACGCTACGCTTCTCTGTTGGTTGTTTTCGGATCGGTTCTCGCGACCACCCTCTTCGCGCAAACGCCAAGGGTCGATTTTCCACAGGCCAGTCCCACCGCCACCCTCAAGCAACACGTCGGTCTCACCGATGTCGAGATCACCTACTCCCGGCCCAGCGTCAAGGGACGAAAAATTTACGGCGGCCTCGTTCCTTACGGCGAGGTGTGGCGCACGGGCGCGAACGCCTCGACAAAGATTTCCTTCTCGACCCCCGTCAAACTCAATGGCCACGAGGTTCCCGCGGGCAAATACTCCCTCTTCACCATCCCCGGCGAGGACGAGTGGACGATCATCATCTCGAAGAACACCAACAGTTTTGGGGCCTTCGGGTACAAGCCCGACGAGGATCTGGTGCGCTTTAAAAGCACGCCCAAGAAACTTACGGACACAAGCATTGAGACCTTCGTGATCGAATTCAACCATATCCGGGACGAATCCGCCGTCATCAATCTGGTTTGGGACAAGACCGTCGTCCCCATCAACCTCGAACTGGATGTTGTGGGCAAAGTAGTGTCACAAATCGACGCCGCCATGGCCTCGACGAACAAGCCGCAAGCGCAATTCTGTTTCCAAGCCGCGACGTTCTACTTCAATCACGACCTCGACCAGAAGAAAGCCCTCGCGTGGCTGAATACCGGCCTCGCCGACAAACCTCGCATCGCTTACGAATTGCTCAACCTGAAGGCCAAGATTCTCGCGAAACAGGGAGACAAGGAAGGCGCGCTCGCCGCCGCTAAAGAGTCCAGTGAACTAGCCATCAAGGCCGAAGGCGCCAACAGTTCGTGGGTCAAACTGAATAATGACGTGATCGCCAGCCTCCAAACAAAACCGTAA
- a CDS encoding secondary thiamine-phosphate synthase enzyme YjbQ, whose amino-acid sequence MKELVVTTSRHTEFVEITERVQTAVDETGVKEGTCVCFVPHTTAAITINENADPDVVTDMIYALDQAVPWKDPHYRHGEGNTAAHVKASMMGQSVHVFVRGGKLQFGTWQGIYLCEFDGPRSRKVWVSVNG is encoded by the coding sequence ATGAAAGAGCTGGTAGTTACGACCAGCCGGCACACCGAGTTCGTGGAGATCACGGAACGAGTGCAGACGGCTGTTGATGAGACCGGAGTGAAAGAGGGGACGTGCGTCTGTTTCGTACCGCATACGACGGCGGCGATTACGATCAACGAGAATGCTGATCCAGACGTTGTGACGGACATGATCTATGCACTCGACCAAGCAGTGCCGTGGAAGGATCCGCACTATCGGCACGGCGAAGGCAACACGGCGGCGCATGTGAAGGCGAGCATGATGGGACAGAGCGTGCACGTGTTCGTGCGCGGCGGCAAGTTGCAATTCGGCACATGGCAGGGGATTTACCTGTGCGAGTTCGACGGCCCGCGCTCGCGTAAGGTATGGGTGTCGGTCAATGGATAA
- a CDS encoding glycoside hydrolase family 18 protein, whose amino-acid sequence MDNCSDVTAMVSTAKTLRRVVLIGLLSLTATGAHAGLWTSAYYAGWMQSYLPAQQVDFTAMTHVIHFSVVPRIDGSLDSDINAVTLANSTDVVTRAHAAGVKVLISVGGENSAVGFRGATSAANRARFVTNLVNFVTSRRYDGVDLDWEPLDAPDAGAYSNLVNDLHVALNAISPRPLLTAAVGSEPALLASLQSRFDQINLMTYSFSGTYPGWVTWFNAPIYDGGYRFASTGQLVPSADGVVSNFLSHGVAPGKLGIGICFYGNVWSGGKGTSTGGAALPRQSWTTAPTVTTAAYSEIMSKYFQPRLYFWDTNAQSAYLSIDQPGSADDKFISYDDPTSCRAKVAYAKQKGLGGLIIWELGGGYRADQPTGKRDLLLQSVKQGVR is encoded by the coding sequence ATGGATAACTGCTCCGATGTAACCGCAATGGTCTCGACGGCGAAAACGCTTCGACGAGTTGTCCTGATTGGACTGTTAAGCCTAACGGCGACAGGAGCACACGCCGGACTCTGGACCTCGGCTTATTACGCCGGCTGGATGCAAAGCTACCTGCCGGCGCAACAGGTCGATTTCACGGCGATGACCCACGTCATCCATTTTTCAGTGGTACCCAGGATCGACGGGAGCCTGGACAGCGATATCAATGCCGTCACGTTGGCAAATTCCACGGACGTGGTCACGCGCGCGCATGCTGCCGGCGTCAAGGTGCTGATTTCCGTGGGTGGAGAGAACAGCGCTGTCGGTTTTCGGGGAGCCACCAGCGCGGCGAACCGGGCGCGTTTCGTCACGAACCTCGTGAACTTCGTCACCTCGCGGAGATATGATGGTGTCGATTTGGATTGGGAACCGTTGGACGCGCCCGATGCCGGGGCATACTCCAATCTCGTCAACGACCTCCATGTCGCATTGAATGCAATTTCTCCTCGCCCGCTTTTGACGGCGGCCGTGGGGTCTGAGCCAGCACTGTTGGCTTCCCTGCAGAGTCGGTTCGATCAGATCAACCTGATGACCTACAGCTTTTCGGGAACTTATCCCGGTTGGGTGACGTGGTTTAACGCGCCCATCTACGATGGCGGCTATAGGTTTGCGAGCACGGGGCAGTTGGTACCGTCTGCGGATGGAGTTGTTAGCAACTTTCTGTCTCATGGTGTTGCCCCGGGCAAACTCGGGATCGGCATTTGTTTCTACGGTAATGTGTGGAGTGGGGGAAAAGGCACGTCCACCGGGGGCGCGGCGCTCCCGCGACAATCCTGGACGACGGCGCCCACGGTGACGACCGCCGCCTACTCAGAGATCATGTCAAAGTACTTTCAACCGCGATTGTATTTCTGGGACACGAATGCGCAATCGGCGTACCTCAGCATCGACCAACCCGGTTCTGCTGACGATAAGTTTATCTCGTATGATGACCCAACGTCGTGCCGTGCCAAAGTTGCGTACGCCAAACAGAAGGGCCTGGGAGGGCTGATTATCTGGGAGTTGGGCGGAGGTTATCGCGCCGACCAACCCACCGGTAAGCGTGACTTGCTCTTACAATCGGTGAAGCAAGGCGTCAGGTAG